The following proteins are co-located in the Nocardia bhagyanarayanae genome:
- a CDS encoding phospho-sugar mutase produces the protein MLRFGTAGLRGPLREGPDGMNVTTVSRATAGVVDWLRGRCLGGGHVVVGRDARHGSPEFAAAVAEIFAAAGFPVTLLPGAVPTPVVAYAVRELGAVAGVQITASHNPPADNGYKLYLDGGSQLIAPADTEIERCIEAVGESIPRTPVAESDDAVVHRYLARVARLPELVGGPGARADIRIALTPLHGVGGDLAVRALAAAGFTDVHVVAEQFAPDPDFPTVAFPNPEEPGAADLLLALAERVDADVAIALDPDADRCAVGVPGPDGWRMLRGDETGVLLGACVLRTAPPDALVATTIVSSRLLSKLAAARGARYAETLTGFKWLTRAGDGLVYAYEEAIGHCVDPAAVRDKDGISAAVLTADLVARLKAERRTLLDELDGYAVEFGLHAGDQVALRLADAEAAAAVVERLRTDPPHEIAGEPMKYADLLQARGRMRTDALIFEGAGSRVVIRPSGTEPKLKCYLEVVEPVADRAGLAEARSRAAERLAALAEFCRAL, from the coding sequence ATGCTGCGCTTCGGGACCGCCGGTCTGCGCGGGCCGCTGCGCGAGGGCCCGGACGGCATGAACGTGACGACCGTGAGCAGGGCGACGGCGGGCGTGGTCGACTGGCTGCGCGGCCGATGCCTCGGCGGCGGTCACGTCGTGGTGGGCCGCGACGCGAGGCACGGTTCGCCCGAATTCGCCGCCGCGGTCGCGGAAATCTTCGCCGCGGCGGGCTTTCCGGTCACACTGCTGCCCGGCGCGGTGCCGACGCCGGTGGTGGCGTACGCGGTGCGCGAGCTCGGCGCGGTGGCGGGCGTGCAGATCACCGCGTCGCACAACCCGCCGGCGGACAACGGCTACAAGCTCTATCTCGACGGCGGCTCGCAGTTGATCGCGCCCGCCGACACCGAGATCGAGCGCTGCATCGAGGCGGTCGGCGAATCGATCCCGCGTACACCGGTCGCCGAATCCGACGACGCGGTCGTGCACCGCTATCTCGCGCGGGTGGCCCGGCTACCGGAACTCGTCGGCGGGCCGGGCGCGCGCGCCGACATCCGGATCGCGCTGACGCCGCTGCACGGAGTCGGCGGCGATCTCGCCGTGCGAGCGCTGGCCGCGGCGGGCTTCACCGACGTGCACGTGGTGGCCGAGCAATTCGCGCCCGATCCCGACTTCCCCACCGTCGCCTTCCCCAATCCCGAGGAGCCGGGAGCCGCCGATCTGCTGCTCGCGCTGGCCGAGCGGGTGGACGCCGACGTGGCCATCGCGCTGGATCCCGACGCCGATCGGTGCGCGGTCGGCGTGCCGGGCCCGGACGGGTGGCGGATGCTGCGCGGCGACGAAACCGGCGTGCTGCTCGGCGCTTGCGTGCTGCGCACCGCGCCGCCGGACGCGCTGGTCGCCACCACGATCGTGTCGTCGCGGCTGCTGTCCAAGCTGGCCGCGGCCCGCGGCGCCCGGTACGCCGAGACGCTGACCGGCTTCAAATGGCTCACCAGGGCGGGCGACGGATTGGTGTACGCCTACGAGGAGGCCATCGGTCACTGTGTCGACCCGGCGGCAGTGCGCGACAAGGACGGCATCTCGGCGGCCGTCCTCACCGCCGACCTGGTGGCACGGCTGAAGGCCGAGCGGCGCACACTGCTCGACGAACTCGACGGGTACGCGGTCGAATTCGGCCTGCACGCGGGCGATCAGGTCGCATTGCGGCTGGCCGACGCCGAGGCCGCCGCGGCGGTGGTCGAGCGGCTGCGCACCGACCCGCCCCACGAGATCGCGGGCGAGCCGATGAAATACGCGGATCTGCTCCAGGCGCGCGGCCGGATGCGCACCGACGCGCTGATCTTCGAGGGCGCGGGCTCCCGTGTGGTGATCCGGCCCTCGGGCACCGAGCCGAAACTCAAGTGCTACCTGGAGGTCGTCGAGCCGGTGGCCGACCGCGCCGGTCTCGCGGAAGCGAGAAGCCGTGCCGCCGAACGGCTTGCCGCACTCGCCGAGTTCTGTCGCGCGCTGTAG
- the upp gene encoding uracil phosphoribosyltransferase, with translation MRTHTVDHPLAATLLTTMRDARTPNAVFRNALRDLTGILVYEALREAPVTRYEIETPVAFAEGVRLAHPPLLVPVLRAGLGMVDAAAELIPNAQVGFVGIARDEATHQPVPYMESLPADLSGIPVYVLDPMVATGGSMRHTLELLAARGATDITAICVVAAPEGIALLEKSDLPVRLVTATVDSGLNSDAYIVPGLGDAGDRQFGPR, from the coding sequence ATGCGTACGCACACCGTGGACCACCCACTCGCCGCCACCCTGCTGACGACGATGCGCGACGCGCGCACGCCGAACGCGGTCTTCCGCAACGCGCTGCGCGATCTGACCGGCATCCTGGTCTACGAGGCGCTGCGTGAAGCCCCCGTGACCAGGTACGAAATCGAAACGCCCGTCGCCTTCGCCGAGGGCGTGCGGCTGGCTCATCCGCCGCTGCTGGTCCCGGTGCTGCGCGCCGGGCTCGGCATGGTCGACGCGGCGGCCGAGCTGATCCCCAACGCCCAAGTCGGTTTCGTCGGCATCGCCCGCGACGAGGCCACCCACCAGCCGGTGCCGTACATGGAATCGCTGCCCGCCGACCTGTCCGGCATCCCGGTGTACGTCCTCGACCCGATGGTGGCGACCGGCGGCTCCATGCGCCACACCCTCGAATTGCTTGCCGCGCGCGGCGCGACCGACATCACCGCGATCTGCGTGGTCGCCGCGCCGGAAGGCATTGCGCTGCTGGAGAAGTCGGATCTGCCGGTGCGGTTGGTGACCGCGACCGTCGACTCGGGCCTGAACTCCGACGCCTACATCGTGCCCGGCCTCGGCGACGCGGGCGATCGCCAGTTCGGACCGCGCTGA
- a CDS encoding C40 family peptidase, producing MIDVNLLVKPLLDLLGSFGTGVLPSGGPADSLISTSTALDQLHQLGRNSINQMNTAWDGVAADAATAKALRVQTSAANISDRGNEMATVVDQAATEVETGQKDLNGIVQSFVNTATALGPTITTPPGFAALVGTAIDHLNQGLGVVGRVRNELDTHTATMTQLTPAPSSPSLASLPGAITSTASTGIQGLMGVVGQAGSLATSLASSSAQNVAKTSPGTNNNSSSSQQPGNTTAAPSTKDGVKITLPDGSVVEAPNEKAATAVQSALSAVGTPYVWGGNTPGSGIDCSGLTKYAYSEAGVELPRLAQEQHIGHPQVSPGDLMPGDLAVWDGHVAMVVGNGQLVEAGDPVSVSSIRTENMGMEFYGFYRPTA from the coding sequence GTGATCGACGTCAACCTCCTGGTCAAGCCGTTGCTCGATCTGCTCGGCAGCTTCGGCACCGGCGTGTTGCCCAGCGGCGGCCCGGCCGACTCGTTGATCTCCACCTCGACGGCGCTGGATCAGCTGCATCAGTTGGGCCGCAACAGCATCAATCAGATGAACACCGCGTGGGACGGCGTCGCCGCCGACGCCGCGACCGCGAAGGCGCTGCGCGTGCAGACCTCCGCCGCGAACATCTCCGATCGCGGCAACGAGATGGCGACCGTCGTCGACCAGGCCGCCACAGAGGTGGAGACCGGGCAAAAGGATCTCAACGGCATCGTGCAGTCCTTCGTGAACACCGCGACGGCGCTCGGCCCGACGATCACGACGCCGCCGGGTTTCGCGGCGCTGGTCGGCACCGCCATCGATCACCTGAACCAGGGACTCGGCGTGGTCGGCCGGGTGCGCAACGAGCTCGACACGCACACCGCGACCATGACCCAGCTGACCCCGGCGCCGTCCAGCCCCTCGCTCGCGTCGCTGCCGGGCGCGATCACCAGCACGGCGAGCACCGGCATCCAGGGCCTGATGGGCGTGGTCGGCCAAGCCGGCTCGCTGGCAACGAGCTTGGCGAGCAGTTCGGCGCAGAACGTCGCCAAGACGAGTCCCGGCACGAACAACAACTCGAGCTCGTCCCAGCAGCCCGGCAACACCACCGCCGCGCCGAGCACCAAGGACGGCGTCAAGATCACCCTGCCCGACGGCAGCGTCGTCGAGGCGCCGAACGAGAAGGCCGCGACCGCCGTCCAGTCGGCGCTGAGCGCGGTCGGCACCCCGTACGTCTGGGGCGGCAACACCCCGGGCTCCGGCATCGATTGCAGCGGCCTCACCAAGTACGCCTACAGCGAGGCGGGCGTCGAACTGCCGCGCCTGGCCCAGGAACAGCACATCGGACACCCGCAGGTGTCGCCCGGCGATCTGATGCCGGGTGACCTGGCCGTATGGGACGGCCACGTCGCCATGGTCGTCGGCAACGGGCAGCTCGTCGAGGCCGGTGACCCGGTCTCGGTCAGTTCCATCCGAACGGAGAACATGGGTATGGAGTTCTACGGCTTCTACAGGCCGACAGCATGA
- a CDS encoding YbaB/EbfC family nucleoid-associated protein: MSAEMDALVASATQKLEALEAALYGLKQVRGQFTTEDGAVTVEVNSEGALVGLKLSEAVTSMAPADVSQLIVWACRQASEDAGAQRSKVVATLNESFAPAPNGAAGTIGGGPDSA; the protein is encoded by the coding sequence ATGAGTGCCGAGATGGACGCGCTCGTCGCGAGCGCGACCCAGAAACTGGAAGCGCTCGAGGCCGCCCTGTACGGCCTGAAGCAGGTGCGCGGCCAGTTCACCACCGAGGACGGCGCGGTCACCGTCGAGGTGAACAGCGAGGGCGCGCTGGTCGGGCTGAAGCTGTCGGAGGCGGTCACCTCGATGGCGCCCGCCGACGTCTCCCAGCTGATCGTCTGGGCCTGTAGGCAGGCCTCCGAGGACGCGGGGGCGCAGCGCTCGAAGGTCGTTGCGACACTGAACGAGTCGTTCGCCCCGGCGCCCAACGGCGCGGCGGGCACAATTGGGGGCGGGCCGGATAGTGCCTGA
- a CDS encoding primosomal protein: MASGDIVPIELGLTDGDLVTLWAPRWRDGDDEWMAFLGHEDSLYGFDTVAELAAFIRTSSDNDLVDHPAWKVVAGLSAVELEPEENFTFDLVAVPELAAGDPDVDSIAELEDTLGMVRNIGEVCELETVTKFFGSHPVLGALPGGVSAFVGRDGEELWDQIGAAIAKDWDSVLDAIDSVVATPDVDAEAVAVAEAELLAAEENVVDADDAADSDEDEEFEAVDLDDEDEEEDDSFWHEVGIDPVKIVTADGTYFTLRCYLDDEPIFLGKNGSITVFTSERALARYLADEHDHDLAKVSTYGEVQTAAVDGSLEVEVTDENVYVLPGLADDLAEGPEAVDIEQLDLAVELFTDAADYAEDDAVEQALAQSTPLGWYVSYLLNPDPTRMAPNPPFAAEAQSWRELEHGFEARLTPQ; the protein is encoded by the coding sequence ATGGCTTCTGGAGACATCGTCCCGATCGAGCTCGGCCTGACCGACGGCGATCTCGTCACCCTGTGGGCACCGCGCTGGCGCGACGGTGACGACGAGTGGATGGCATTCCTCGGACATGAGGATTCCCTCTATGGTTTCGACACCGTCGCCGAACTGGCCGCGTTCATCCGGACCAGCTCCGACAACGATCTGGTCGACCATCCCGCGTGGAAGGTCGTCGCCGGGCTCTCGGCGGTGGAACTGGAGCCGGAGGAGAATTTCACGTTCGACCTGGTCGCGGTGCCGGAGCTGGCGGCAGGTGATCCCGACGTGGACAGCATCGCCGAGCTGGAGGACACCCTCGGCATGGTCCGCAACATCGGCGAGGTCTGCGAGCTGGAGACGGTCACCAAGTTCTTCGGCTCGCACCCCGTGCTCGGCGCGCTGCCGGGCGGGGTGAGCGCGTTCGTCGGTCGCGACGGCGAGGAACTCTGGGACCAGATCGGCGCGGCCATCGCCAAGGACTGGGACTCGGTGCTCGACGCCATCGACTCGGTGGTCGCCACCCCGGACGTGGACGCCGAGGCCGTCGCGGTCGCCGAGGCCGAGTTGCTCGCGGCCGAGGAGAACGTGGTCGACGCCGACGACGCGGCCGACAGCGACGAGGACGAGGAATTCGAGGCCGTCGACCTGGACGACGAGGACGAGGAGGAAGACGACTCGTTCTGGCACGAGGTCGGCATCGACCCGGTCAAGATCGTCACCGCGGACGGCACCTACTTCACGCTGCGCTGCTACCTCGACGACGAACCGATCTTCCTCGGCAAGAACGGCTCGATCACGGTGTTCACCTCCGAGCGCGCCCTCGCGCGCTACCTCGCCGACGAGCACGACCACGATCTGGCGAAGGTGAGCACCTACGGCGAGGTGCAGACCGCCGCCGTGGACGGCTCGCTCGAGGTCGAGGTGACCGACGAGAACGTCTACGTGCTGCCCGGCCTGGCCGACGACTTGGCCGAGGGTCCGGAGGCGGTCGACATCGAACAGCTCGACCTGGCCGTCGAATTGTTCACCGATGCCGCCGACTACGCCGAGGACGACGCCGTCGAGCAGGCGTTGGCCCAGTCCACTCCCCTGGGCTGGTACGTGTCGTACCTGCTGAACCCGGACCCGACGCGGATGGCGCCGAACCCGCCGTTCGCCGCGGAGGCGCAGAGCTGGCGCGAGCTCGAGCACGGGTTCGAGGCTCGGCTCACGCCGCAGTAG
- a CDS encoding adenosine deaminase: MTGPMPLTLASIRQAPKALLHDHLDGGLRPATVLELAADCGYEDLPATDEATLAAWFRDAADSGSLERYLETFAHTVAVMQTPEGLRRVARECAEDLAADGVVYAEVRFAPEQHLERGLSMDEVVEHTLAGFREGEAAAAEAGHSIVVTCLLTAMRHAARSREIAELTVRWRDRGVGGFDIAGAEAGFPPSRHLDAFEYMRANSAHFTIHAGEAFGLPSIHEALAFCGADRLGHGVRITDDIHVPGALEDAELGLVANYVRDMRIPLELCPSSNVQTGAVPALEKHPFDLLARLRFRVTVNTDNRLMSDTTMSAEMLKLVETFGYGWSDLERFTINAMKSAFIPFPERLRIIDDIIKPGYAVLLG, encoded by the coding sequence ATGACAGGACCGATGCCGCTCACCCTCGCCTCGATCCGCCAAGCTCCCAAGGCGCTGCTGCACGATCACCTCGACGGTGGTCTGCGGCCCGCGACGGTACTGGAGCTCGCCGCCGATTGCGGTTACGAAGACCTACCCGCCACCGACGAGGCCACCCTGGCGGCCTGGTTCCGCGACGCCGCAGACAGCGGTTCGCTGGAGCGCTATCTGGAGACGTTCGCGCACACCGTCGCGGTCATGCAGACACCGGAGGGCCTGCGCCGGGTGGCCCGCGAGTGCGCCGAGGACCTGGCCGCCGACGGCGTGGTGTACGCGGAAGTGCGTTTCGCGCCCGAACAGCACCTGGAGCGCGGCCTGAGCATGGACGAGGTGGTCGAGCACACCTTGGCGGGCTTCCGTGAGGGCGAGGCGGCCGCCGCGGAGGCGGGCCACTCCATCGTGGTCACCTGCCTGCTCACGGCCATGCGGCACGCGGCGCGTTCGCGGGAGATCGCCGAGCTCACGGTGCGCTGGCGCGACCGCGGGGTCGGCGGCTTCGACATCGCGGGCGCGGAGGCGGGCTTCCCGCCCAGCAGGCACCTCGACGCGTTCGAGTACATGCGGGCGAACAGCGCGCACTTCACCATCCACGCGGGCGAGGCGTTCGGCCTGCCGTCGATCCACGAGGCGCTGGCGTTCTGCGGCGCGGACCGGCTCGGGCACGGCGTGCGCATCACCGACGACATCCATGTGCCGGGCGCGCTGGAGGACGCCGAACTGGGTCTGGTCGCGAACTACGTGCGGGACATGCGGATTCCGCTCGAGCTGTGTCCGTCGTCGAATGTGCAGACCGGCGCGGTGCCCGCCCTGGAGAAGCATCCGTTCGATCTGCTCGCCCGGTTGCGTTTCCGCGTCACGGTGAACACCGACAACCGCCTGATGAGCGACACCACGATGAGCGCGGAGATGCTGAAGCTGGTGGAGACCTTCGGCTACGGCTGGAGCGATCTGGAGCGGTTCACCATCAACGCGATGAAGTCGGCCTTCATCCCGTTCCCGGAGCGGCTGCGCATCATCGACGACATCATCAAGCCGGGCTACGCGGTGCTGCTCGGCTGA
- a CDS encoding thymidine phosphorylase has translation MTGVDAVSIITTKRDGGELSDAQIAWVIDGFTRGAVADEQMSALAMAIVWRGMTRRETARWTAAMIASGRRMDFTDLPRPTVDKHSTGGVGDKITLPLAPLVAACGAAVPQLSGRGLGHTGGTLDKLESIPGWRADVDVPRMREILADPSIGAVVCAAGADLAPADKRLYALRDVTGTVESIPLIASSIMSKKIAEGTGALVLDVKVGAGAFMKDHGAARELATTMVELGTDAGVRTVALLTAMDTPLGRTAGNALEVAESVEVLAGGGPADVVELTLALAREMVALAGLDIDPADALADGRAMDHWRAMVRAQGGDPDAPLPRARHTETIRAERDGVLTRLDAMGVGVAAWRLGAGRARQGDPVQFGAGIEMHAKPGDPVVAGQPLLTLHTDTPDAIPGAVAALADSMTIGVIAPTGDASLILERIGS, from the coding sequence GTGACGGGTGTGGACGCGGTTTCGATCATCACGACCAAGCGGGATGGCGGGGAGCTCTCGGACGCGCAGATCGCCTGGGTGATCGACGGATTCACCAGGGGCGCGGTGGCCGACGAACAGATGTCGGCGCTGGCCATGGCCATTGTCTGGCGCGGGATGACGCGCAGGGAGACGGCTCGCTGGACGGCCGCGATGATCGCCTCCGGGCGGCGGATGGACTTCACGGACCTGCCGCGGCCCACGGTGGACAAGCACTCCACGGGCGGGGTCGGCGACAAGATCACGCTGCCGCTCGCGCCGCTGGTCGCCGCGTGCGGCGCGGCCGTGCCCCAACTGTCCGGACGTGGGCTGGGACACACCGGCGGCACCCTGGACAAGCTCGAGTCGATCCCCGGCTGGCGGGCCGACGTCGACGTCCCGCGCATGCGCGAGATCCTGGCCGACCCGTCGATCGGCGCGGTCGTCTGCGCGGCGGGGGCCGACCTCGCGCCCGCCGACAAGCGCCTCTACGCCCTGCGTGACGTCACGGGCACGGTCGAGTCGATCCCGCTGATCGCCAGCTCCATCATGAGCAAGAAGATCGCCGAGGGCACCGGCGCGCTGGTGCTCGACGTGAAGGTCGGGGCGGGCGCGTTCATGAAGGACCACGGCGCGGCCCGCGAACTGGCCACGACCATGGTCGAGCTCGGCACGGACGCCGGGGTGCGCACGGTCGCGTTGCTCACCGCGATGGACACCCCGCTGGGGCGAACCGCGGGCAACGCGCTCGAGGTGGCCGAATCGGTCGAGGTGCTGGCCGGTGGCGGGCCCGCCGACGTCGTCGAGCTCACCCTCGCGCTGGCGCGCGAGATGGTGGCGCTGGCGGGCTTGGACATCGATCCGGCCGACGCGCTCGCCGACGGACGGGCGATGGATCACTGGCGCGCGATGGTGCGAGCCCAGGGCGGCGACCCGGACGCGCCCCTCCCGCGTGCGAGGCACACCGAGACCATCCGTGCCGAGCGCGACGGCGTACTGACCCGCCTGGACGCCATGGGCGTCGGCGTCGCCGCGTGGCGCCTCGGCGCGGGCCGCGCCCGTCAGGGCGACCCGGTGCAGTTCGGCGCGGGCATCGAGATGCACGCCAAGCCCGGCGATCCGGTCGTCGCGGGACAACCGCTGCTCACCCTGCACACCGACACGCCGGACGCGATCCCGGGAGCCGTTGCCGCACTGGCGGATTCGATGACGATCGGCGTCATCGCACCGACCGGCGACGCCTCGCTGATCTTGGAACGAATCGGTTCCTGA
- a CDS encoding cytidine deaminase, translating into MPEIEWNVLRDNAIRVMRNAYAPYSRFPVGAAALTSDGRIVSGCNVENVSYGLGLCAECVLVGNLFAGGGGRLAAVSVCDSRGEILMPCGRCRQLLYEHGGRDLLVDHRTGPVRLSTLLPDAFGPDDLNAGQQ; encoded by the coding sequence ATGCCGGAAATCGAGTGGAATGTTTTGCGCGACAATGCTATTCGAGTTATGCGCAACGCCTATGCGCCCTACTCCCGTTTCCCGGTCGGCGCCGCGGCTCTCACTTCGGACGGTCGAATTGTGAGCGGTTGCAATGTGGAAAATGTCTCATATGGATTGGGCCTCTGCGCCGAATGCGTACTCGTCGGTAACTTATTCGCGGGCGGCGGCGGGCGTCTCGCGGCGGTCTCGGTCTGCGATTCCCGCGGCGAAATCCTGATGCCGTGCGGTCGCTGCCGCCAACTCCTCTACGAACACGGCGGCCGCGATCTCCTGGTGGACCACCGCACGGGCCCCGTCCGGCTGAGCACCCTGCTGCCCGACGCCTTCGGCCCCGACGACCTGAATGCCGGGCAGCAGTAG
- the sdhC gene encoding succinate dehydrogenase, cytochrome b556 subunit has protein sequence MTTIEAPAQPKRKTLYRGDPGMWSWALHRITGVTIFFFLFVHVLDTALVRVSPETYDGAIETYKTPLVALMEMGLVVCVLFHALNGVRVILVDFWSQGPRYQRQMLWIVLAIWILVSAAGVGRQFFYLLTEH, from the coding sequence ATGACCACGATCGAAGCTCCGGCCCAGCCGAAGCGGAAGACGCTGTACCGAGGCGACCCCGGAATGTGGTCCTGGGCGCTGCACCGGATCACCGGTGTCACCATCTTCTTCTTCCTCTTCGTGCACGTCTTGGATACCGCCCTGGTCCGCGTCAGCCCGGAGACCTACGACGGGGCGATCGAGACCTACAAGACCCCGCTCGTCGCGCTGATGGAGATGGGCCTCGTGGTCTGCGTGCTGTTCCACGCGCTCAACGGCGTCCGCGTGATCCTCGTCGACTTCTGGTCCCAGGGCCCGCGCTACCAGCGCCAGATGCTCTGGATCGTGCTCGCGATCTGGATCCTGGTCTCGGCCGCCGGTGTCGGCCGCCAGTTCTTCTACCTGTTGACGGAGCACTGA
- a CDS encoding succinate dehydrogenase hydrophobic membrane anchor subunit: MSAPVLGKSYDRPASLDLPRSPRARSSNNFEKYAWLFMRFSGLLLMVLVLGHMFIMLMIDGGVQRLNFAFVAGRWASPFWQIWDLTMLWLAQLHGGNGLRTVIDDYSRKDSTRFWLKTLLVISMILVTGVGTYVIFTFDPNIS, encoded by the coding sequence ATGAGCGCACCTGTTCTCGGTAAGTCTTACGACCGCCCGGCCAGCCTGGATCTGCCCCGCTCGCCGCGCGCCCGCTCCAGCAACAACTTCGAGAAGTACGCGTGGCTGTTCATGCGCTTCTCCGGCCTGCTGCTGATGGTCCTGGTGCTGGGCCACATGTTCATCATGCTGATGATCGACGGCGGCGTGCAGCGACTGAACTTCGCCTTCGTCGCGGGCCGCTGGGCCTCCCCGTTCTGGCAGATCTGGGACCTCACCATGCTGTGGCTGGCCCAGCTGCACGGCGGCAACGGTCTGCGCACCGTGATCGACGACTACTCCCGCAAGGATTCGACGCGGTTCTGGCTCAAGACCCTGCTGGTGATCTCGATGATCCTGGTCACGGGCGTCGGTACCTACGTCATCTTCACCTTCGACCCCAACATCAGTTAG
- the sdhA gene encoding succinate dehydrogenase flavoprotein subunit, whose translation MSESRPIQEHRYDVVIVGAGGAGMRAAIEAGPRVRTAVLTKLYPTRSHTGAAQGGMCAALANVEEDNWEWHTFDTVKGGDYLVDQDAAEIMAKEAIDAVMDLEKMGLPFNRTPEGKIDQRRFGGHTRDHGKAPVRRACYAADRTGHMILQTLYQNCVKHDVEFFNEFYVLDLVLTETDRGPVATGVVAYELATGELHVFHAKSIVFATGGSGRMYKTTSNAHTLTGDGMAIVFRKGLPLEDMEFHQFHPTGLAGLGILISEAVRGEGGILRNASGERFMERYAPTIKDLAPRDIVARSMVLEVLEGRGAGPNKDYVLIDVTHLGEDVLEEKLPDITEFSRTYLGVDPVKEPVPVMPTCHYVMGGIPTRIRGEVLRNNTDIVPGLYAAGECACVSVHGSNRLGTNSLLDINVFGRRAGIAAAEYAQRTEFVDMPEKPAQMVTDWLAMLLSEHGDERVADIRTELQYTMDMNAAVFRTEDTLKQALTDIHALKERYARISVQDKGKRYNSDLLEAVELGFLLELAEVTVVGALNRKESRGGHAREDYPDRDDVNFMRHTMAYKESPELISDIRLDFKPVVQTRYEPMERKY comes from the coding sequence ATGAGTGAATCGCGACCGATTCAGGAACACCGCTACGACGTCGTCATCGTCGGTGCCGGTGGCGCGGGCATGCGCGCGGCGATCGAGGCCGGTCCCCGGGTCCGCACCGCCGTGCTGACCAAGCTGTACCCGACCCGTAGCCACACCGGCGCGGCCCAGGGCGGCATGTGCGCCGCGCTGGCCAACGTCGAAGAGGACAACTGGGAGTGGCACACCTTCGACACCGTCAAGGGTGGTGACTACCTGGTCGACCAGGACGCCGCGGAGATCATGGCCAAGGAGGCCATCGACGCGGTGATGGACCTCGAGAAGATGGGTCTGCCGTTCAACCGGACCCCCGAGGGCAAGATCGACCAGCGCCGCTTCGGCGGCCACACCCGCGATCACGGCAAGGCCCCGGTCCGCCGCGCGTGCTACGCCGCCGACCGCACCGGCCACATGATCCTGCAGACGCTGTACCAGAACTGCGTCAAGCACGACGTGGAGTTCTTCAACGAGTTCTACGTGCTCGACCTGGTGCTCACCGAGACCGACCGCGGTCCGGTCGCCACCGGTGTGGTCGCCTACGAGCTGGCCACCGGCGAGCTGCACGTCTTCCACGCCAAGTCGATCGTGTTCGCCACCGGCGGCTCGGGCCGGATGTACAAGACCACCTCGAACGCGCACACGCTGACCGGCGACGGCATGGCGATCGTGTTCCGCAAGGGCCTGCCGCTGGAGGACATGGAGTTCCACCAGTTCCACCCGACAGGCCTGGCCGGTCTCGGCATCCTGATCTCGGAAGCGGTCCGCGGCGAGGGCGGCATCCTGCGCAATGCCTCCGGCGAGCGGTTCATGGAGCGCTACGCCCCCACCATCAAGGACCTCGCGCCGCGCGACATCGTCGCCCGCTCGATGGTGCTCGAGGTGCTCGAAGGCCGCGGCGCGGGTCCGAACAAGGACTACGTGCTCATCGACGTGACCCACCTCGGCGAGGACGTGCTCGAGGAGAAGCTGCCCGACATCACCGAGTTCTCCCGCACCTACCTGGGTGTGGACCCGGTGAAGGAGCCGGTGCCGGTCATGCCGACCTGTCACTACGTGATGGGCGGTATCCCGACCCGGATCCGCGGCGAGGTGCTGCGCAACAACACCGACATCGTGCCGGGCCTCTACGCGGCGGGCGAGTGCGCGTGCGTCTCGGTGCACGGCTCCAACCGCCTCGGCACCAACTCGCTGCTCGACATCAACGTGTTCGGCCGCCGCGCGGGCATCGCCGCCGCGGAGTACGCCCAGCGCACGGAGTTCGTCGACATGCCGGAGAAGCCGGCGCAGATGGTCACCGACTGGCTGGCCATGCTGCTGTCGGAGCACGGTGACGAGCGGGTCGCCGACATCCGCACCGAGCTGCAGTACACGATGGACATGAACGCCGCCGTGTTCCGCACCGAGGACACCCTCAAGCAGGCCCTCACCGACATCCACGCGCTCAAGGAGCGGTACGCGCGGATCTCCGTGCAGGACAAGGGCAAGCGGTACAACAGCGACCTGCTGGAGGCCGTCGAGCTCGGCTTTCTGCTCGAGCTGGCCGAGGTCACCGTCGTCGGCGCGCTGAACAGGAAGGAATCGCGCGGCGGCCACGCACGCGAGGACTACCCGGACCGCGACGACGTGAACTTCATGCGGCACACGATGGCCTACAAGGAGAGCCCCGAGCTCATCTCCGACATCCGCCTCGACTTCAAGCCGGTGGTGCAGACCCGTTACGAGCCGATGGAGCGTAAGTACTGA